A region from the Thermoanaerobaculum aquaticum genome encodes:
- a CDS encoding VIT1/CCC1 transporter family protein, producing the protein MELSPSLRERLLTFQQLELTEHEIYARLAQGLPEGENRRILERIAADELRHARDWQALTGQEVKPKRLWVVLYTWVARIFGLTFGLKLMERGEERAQGGYKELLGVIPNVEAWLQDEEDHEHQLLGMLEEERLHYAGSVVLGLNDALVELTGALAGLTLALQNTKLIALSGLITGIAASLSMAASEYLSTRSEGTEKHPLRAAVYTGIAYIVTVLLLVLPYLLFANYYLDLALTLSVAVLIIAVFNFYISVAKDEPFGRRFAEMALLSFSVAAISFGIGFVARKLLGVEV; encoded by the coding sequence ATGGAACTAAGCCCAAGCCTTCGTGAGCGCCTGTTGACCTTTCAGCAGTTGGAGCTCACCGAGCACGAAATTTACGCCCGTTTGGCCCAAGGTCTTCCCGAAGGGGAGAACCGCCGCATTTTGGAGCGCATTGCCGCCGATGAGCTGCGCCACGCCCGCGATTGGCAAGCTTTAACCGGCCAGGAGGTAAAACCCAAACGGCTGTGGGTGGTCCTGTACACCTGGGTTGCCCGCATCTTTGGCCTTACCTTTGGCTTAAAGCTCATGGAGCGAGGCGAGGAACGGGCGCAAGGGGGTTACAAAGAGCTCTTGGGGGTGATCCCCAACGTGGAAGCTTGGCTGCAGGACGAAGAAGACCACGAACACCAGCTCTTGGGCATGCTGGAAGAGGAACGGCTGCACTACGCCGGCTCGGTGGTCCTGGGGCTCAACGACGCTTTGGTGGAACTGACCGGTGCCCTGGCCGGTCTCACTCTCGCCCTGCAGAACACCAAGCTCATTGCCCTTTCTGGCCTTATCACCGGCATTGCCGCTTCCCTTTCCATGGCGGCCTCTGAGTACCTGTCCACCCGTTCGGAGGGCACCGAGAAACACCCGCTTCGGGCCGCCGTGTACACCGGCATCGCTTATATCGTGACGGTGCTTTTGCTGGTTCTGCCGTACTTGCTTTTTGCCAACTACTACCTGGATTTGGCCTTGACCCTTTCGGTGGCGGTGCTCATCATTGCGGTTTTCAACTTTTACATTTCGGTGGCCAAGGACGAGCCCTTTGGCCGCCGCTTTGCGGAAATGGCGCTGCTTTCCTTTTCGGTGGCGGCCATATCTTTCGGCATCGGCTTTGTGGCCCGAAAGCTCCTGGGCGTGGAGGTTTAA